The proteins below come from a single Campylobacter sp. CCUG 57310 genomic window:
- a CDS encoding DUF302 domain-containing protein: MKKLIVSVVAIASLAFGGESMLIKGTNSLSVDETVAKFSNILKEKGVMLFDVFNHSKLAKEAGLEMTETSVVVFGAPKVGTLLMKCEPQIALELPMKFLIYKDGDKTTVAYEDIKNIAKRYGAQNCDIVEKISGIQANFHKALTE; encoded by the coding sequence GTGAAAAAACTGATCGTATCGGTAGTAGCGATAGCGTCGCTGGCATTTGGAGGTGAAAGTATGCTTATAAAAGGCACAAACAGTCTAAGCGTAGATGAAACGGTAGCTAAATTTAGCAATATTCTTAAAGAAAAAGGAGTTATGCTTTTTGACGTATTTAACCACTCAAAACTAGCCAAAGAGGCGGGTCTTGAGATGACTGAAACCAGCGTGGTGGTATTTGGCGCACCGAAAGTCGGAACGCTTTTAATGAAGTGCGAACCGCAAATAGCGCTTGAACTGCCGATGAAATTTTTAATCTACAAAGACGGAGACAAAACAACCGTAGCTTATGAGGATATCAAAAATATCGCTAAAAGATACGGCGCTCAAAACTGCGACATAGTCGAAAAAATAAGCGGAATACAAGCAAATTTCCACAAAGCTTTAACGGAATAA
- a CDS encoding anthranilate synthase component I family protein gives MLLLEPLIYYEVIRQKFKNSFLAEDTAQAIIGIDCEYISSDDVDFAGLKSYFLTQKHSAPFAGLFGVLGYESVRYFEKIPEFQSSQYEFPNFLYANARAYLHFDKTSKIYSFYGEKSRYYDFLKEIKESNLKAKDSFYQICTDLDKEREHFLSMTQKAKEYLYSGDIFQVVLSEQMKLISDMDSLEFYKLLSAANPSPYMFHFPTPHGDIVGSSPELVCEVKNSQIFAAPIAGTRGRGKDAIEDERLKNELINDEKELAEHKMLIDLARNDIGRVAKSSSVSVKNPMHVVFYESVMHMASDVYGMKRDDISSFEVVSSVFPAGTLSGTPKIRAMEIISELESYKRNAYGGGIGFFHFNGDAQQAILIRSAVFVPKNGVSEVFIQAGAGIVIDSVGENEYKEICKKRASVLNVFKNNARETHK, from the coding sequence ATGCTTTTACTAGAGCCTTTAATTTATTACGAAGTGATAAGACAAAAATTTAAAAACAGCTTTTTAGCAGAAGATACCGCTCAAGCCATCATCGGGATAGATTGCGAGTATATAAGTAGCGATGATGTTGATTTTGCAGGACTTAAGAGCTATTTTTTAACTCAAAAACATAGCGCGCCGTTTGCGGGGCTTTTTGGAGTTTTAGGCTATGAAAGCGTGAGATATTTTGAAAAAATTCCCGAATTTCAAAGCTCGCAGTATGAATTTCCAAATTTCTTATACGCAAACGCAAGAGCCTATCTGCATTTTGACAAGACAAGCAAAATTTACTCGTTTTACGGAGAAAAGAGCAGATATTACGACTTTTTAAAAGAGATCAAAGAGTCAAATTTAAAAGCCAAAGATAGCTTTTATCAAATTTGTACGGATTTAGATAAAGAGCGCGAGCATTTTTTAAGCATGACTCAAAAAGCAAAAGAGTATCTATACAGCGGCGATATCTTTCAAGTCGTGCTTAGCGAGCAGATGAAACTAATAAGCGACATGGACAGCCTTGAGTTTTATAAGTTATTAAGCGCGGCAAACCCAAGCCCTTATATGTTTCACTTCCCGACTCCGCACGGTGATATCGTAGGCTCAAGCCCGGAGCTGGTATGCGAAGTAAAAAACTCTCAAATTTTCGCAGCCCCGATCGCAGGTACAAGAGGGCGAGGCAAGGACGCCATAGAAGATGAAAGGCTTAAAAACGAGCTCATAAATGACGAAAAAGAGCTCGCCGAGCATAAAATGCTAATCGATCTAGCCAGAAACGACATCGGACGCGTGGCAAAAAGCTCGAGCGTAAGTGTGAAAAACCCGATGCACGTGGTCTTTTATGAAAGCGTTATGCACATGGCTAGCGATGTTTATGGCATGAAACGCGACGATATAAGCTCGTTTGAAGTAGTCTCTAGCGTATTTCCCGCAGGTACGCTCAGCGGAACGCCAAAAATTCGCGCCATGGAGATAATATCTGAGCTTGAAAGCTATAAGCGAAACGCGTACGGAGGCGGGATAGGATTTTTTCACTTTAACGGCGACGCTCAACAAGCTATCCTCATACGAAGTGCGGTTTTTGTGCCTAAAAACGGCGTTAGCGAGGTGTTTATCCAAGCCGGTGCAGGCATCGTCATAGACAGCGTGGGCGAGAACGAATACAAAGAAATTTGCAAAAAACGCGCCTCGGTGCTAAATGTATTTAAAAATAACGCAAGGGAAACTCATAAATGA